A stretch of the Strigops habroptila isolate Jane chromosome 15, bStrHab1.2.pri, whole genome shotgun sequence genome encodes the following:
- the C8G gene encoding complement component C8 gamma chain: MVSRGALLLLGLLLAAPPGLGQGPGRRRRPPPPQSPLEKVAAPAELRLPELAGRWFLVGMASRCGFLAEHSHRLEATAVTVTVGDRQSLDVSTFRKLDGMCWEIRQRYLPAQAHGRFLLKGRGHGSKVDVVVGETDHSSYAILYFQKGRSISVKLYGRSSRVSDAVIDKFEQHLRAVGLSEDVTYYFPAYGFCDTADEFHILDETKL; this comes from the exons ATGGTGTCCCGGGGCGCGCTCCTGCTCCTCGGCCTGCTCCTCGCCGCCCcgccggggctggggcagggcccggggcggcggcggcggccgcccccTCCCCAGAGTCCGCTGGAGAAGGTGGCGGCCCCGGCGGAGCTCCGGCTGCCGGAG CTCGCAGGGAGGTGGTTCCTGGTCGGCATGGCCTCCCGCTGCGGTTTCTTGGCTGAGCACAGCCACCGGCTGGAGGCCACGGCAGTGACAGTGACCGTCGGGGACAGGCAGAGCCTGGACGTCAGCACCTTCAGGAAGCT GGACGGGATGTGCTGGGAGATCAGGCAGCGCTACCTTCCTGCCCAGGCGCATGGACGCTTCCTCCTGAAGG GCCGTGGCCATGGCAGCAAAGTGGATGTGGTGGTGGGGGAGACAGACCACAGCAGCTACGCCATCCTCTATTTCCAGAAGGGCCGGAGCATCTCGGTCAAACTCTATG GACGGAGCAGCCGGGTCAGCGATGCTGTCATAGACAAGTTTGAGCAGCATTTGAGGGCTGTGGGCCTGAGTGAAGACGTGACCTACTACTTCCCTGCATACG GGTTCTGTGACACCGCAGATGAATTTCACATCCTCGATG aGACAAAGCTGTAA
- the LOC115616905 gene encoding lipocalin-like, which yields MHTSLLSLLGLALLGTLHAQDTIPVQTDFQQDKLTGRWFSIGLASNSNWFKEKKHLMKMCTTVISETADGNLEVTSTYPKGDQCEKRNSLYTRTEQPGRFSYTSPRWGSKHDIRVVETNYEEYALVATQISKSTGPSTMVLLYSRTKELSPEHLERFTQFSREQGLADDEILILPRTDKCMADAA from the exons ATGCACACCTCGCTGCTCAGCCTCCTGGGGCTGGCGCTGCTCGGGACTCTGCACGCTCAGGACACCATCCCTGTGCAAACTGACTTCCAGCAGGACAAG CTCACGGGGAGGTGGTTCAGCATCGGCCTGGCCTCCAACTCCAACTGGTTCAAGGAGAAGAAGCACCTGATGAAGATGTGCACCACGGTCATCTCCGAGACTGCAGATGGGAACCTGGAAGTCACCTCCACCTACCCCAA GGGTGACCAGTGCGAGAAGAGGAACAGCCTTTACACCAGGACGGAGCAGCCAGGGCGGTTCAGCTACACCAGCCCAC GCTGGGGCAGCAAGCACGACATCCGTGTGGTGGAGACCAACTATGAGGAGTACGCCTTGGTGGCCACCCAGATCTCCAAGAGCACCGGTCCCTCCACCATGGTGCTGCTCTACA GCCGCACGAAGGAGCTCAGTCCTGAGCACCTGGAGAGGTTCACCCAGTTCTCCAGGGAGCAGGGCCTGGCAGACGACGAGATCCTCATCCTGCCCCGGACAG acAAATGCATGGCAGATGCTGCCTAG
- the LOC115616906 gene encoding lipocalin-15-like isoform X1, giving the protein MTAVLPCLALALLCVLQAAGEVPVQPGFNAEKFAGKWHFAATVSNCSVFLKMKDGMKSPTATISFTPEGDLAMKLAWPLPDRCQRLELLFQQSGQAGHYTAAQEKRDLRVMETDYSHYAIVHETQHSERQPSTALQLLMREQDVSPQLLQKFEELIPTVGLTKAMLAVLPKSDQCTAATS; this is encoded by the exons ATGACGGCGGTACTGCCCTGTCTGGCGCTGGCCCTGCTCTGCGTGCTGCAGGCCGCGGGCGAGGTGCCCGTGCAGCCGGGCTTCAACGCCGAGAAG TTTGCAGGGAAGTGGCATTTTGCAGCCACTGTTTCCAACTGCTCCGTGTTCCTGAAGATGAAGGATGGGATGAAGTCACCCACCGCCACCATCAGCTTCACGCCGGAGGGGGACCTGGCTATGAAGCTTGCCTGGCCCCT GCCAGACAGATGCCAGAGGTTGGAGCTGCTCTTCCAGCAGAGCGGTCAGGCAGGACACTACACGG CAGCACAAGAGAAGAGAGACCTGCGTGTGATGGAGACAGACTACAGCCACTATGCCATCGTACATGAGACCCAGCACAGTGAGCGGCAGCCCAGCACCGCGCTGCAGCTCCTCA TGAGGGAGCAGGATGTgagcccccagctcctgcagaagtTTGAAGAGCTCATCCCCACTGTGGGGCTGACCAAGGCCATGCTGGCCGTGCTGCCCAAGTCGG ATCAGTGCACCGCAGCCACCAG ctga
- the LOC115616906 gene encoding lipocalin-15-like isoform X2: MTAVLPCLALALLCVLQAAGEVPVQPGFNAEKFAGKWHFAATVSNCSVFLKMKDGMKSPTATISFTPEGDLAMKLAWPLPDRCQRLELLFQQSGQAGHYTAQEKRDLRVMETDYSHYAIVHETQHSERQPSTALQLLMREQDVSPQLLQKFEELIPTVGLTKAMLAVLPKSDQCTAATS, encoded by the exons ATGACGGCGGTACTGCCCTGTCTGGCGCTGGCCCTGCTCTGCGTGCTGCAGGCCGCGGGCGAGGTGCCCGTGCAGCCGGGCTTCAACGCCGAGAAG TTTGCAGGGAAGTGGCATTTTGCAGCCACTGTTTCCAACTGCTCCGTGTTCCTGAAGATGAAGGATGGGATGAAGTCACCCACCGCCACCATCAGCTTCACGCCGGAGGGGGACCTGGCTATGAAGCTTGCCTGGCCCCT GCCAGACAGATGCCAGAGGTTGGAGCTGCTCTTCCAGCAGAGCGGTCAGGCAGGACACTACACGG CACAAGAGAAGAGAGACCTGCGTGTGATGGAGACAGACTACAGCCACTATGCCATCGTACATGAGACCCAGCACAGTGAGCGGCAGCCCAGCACCGCGCTGCAGCTCCTCA TGAGGGAGCAGGATGTgagcccccagctcctgcagaagtTTGAAGAGCTCATCCCCACTGTGGGGCTGACCAAGGCCATGCTGGCCGTGCTGCCCAAGTCGG ATCAGTGCACCGCAGCCACCAG ctga